In a genomic window of Oncorhynchus masou masou isolate Uvic2021 chromosome 4, UVic_Omas_1.1, whole genome shotgun sequence:
- the LOC135522479 gene encoding voltage-dependent calcium channel gamma-5 subunit-like, producing MTLCGRKVLTVLSSVFAVCALGLLGVAVSTDYWLYLEEGVILPLNQSTELRMSLHSGLWRVCFTAGDEMGRCFTVQYVMPTNVQLTSESTVSVLKMIRSATPFPLVSLFFLFIGFVLSNVGHIRPHRTILAFISGIFFILSGLSLVVGLVLYISSINDEMLNRTKTNEAYFSYQYGWSFAFAAISFLLTETAGVMSVYLFMKRYTAEEMYRPHPGLYGPRHSNCSDYSGQFLHPDTWNQRGRSPSSISSDASLQMNHSLHSNYPALLKCPEYDRMSSSPC from the exons ATGACCCTGTGTGGCAGGAAGGTGTTGACGGTGCTGAGCAGCGTGTTCGCTGTGTGTGCCCTGGGCCTGCTGGGCGTCGCTGTCAGTACTGACTACTGGCTCTATCTGGAGGAGGGCGTCATCCTGCCCCTCAACCAGAGTACCGAGTTACGCATGTCCCTGCACTCGGGCCTCTGGCGGGTCTGCTTCACAGCTG GTGATGAGATGGGCCGTTGTTTCACCGTTCAGTATGTGATGCCCACCAACGTGCAGCTGACCTCTGAGTCTACAGTTAGTGTGCTGA AGATGATCCGTTCAGCCACTCCCTTCCCCCTGGTGAGTCTCTTCTTCTTGTTCATCGGTTTTGTCCTGAGTAACGTCGGACACATCCGGCCCCACCGCACCATCCTGGCCTTCATCTCCGGAATCTTCTTCATCCTCTCAG gtCTGTCTCTGGTGGTGGGCCTGGTGTTGTACATCTCCAGTATTAATGATGAGATGTTGAACAGGACCAAGACCAACGAGGCCTACTTCAGCTACCAGTACGGCTGGTCCTTCGCGTTCGCTGCCATCTCCTTCCTGCTCACGGAG ACGGCCGGTGTCATGTCCGTCTACCTGTTCATGAAGCGCTACACGGCCGAGGAGATGTACAGACCCCACCCGGGCTTATACGGGCCGCGCCACAGCAACTGCTCCGACTACTCTGGTCAGTTTCTGCACCCGGACACCTGGAATCAGCGCGGCCGCAGCCCCTCCAGCATCTCCAGCGACGCCTCGCTCCAGATGAACCACTCCCTCCACTCCAACTACCCAGCGCTCCTCAAGTGTCCCGAGTACGACCGCATGTCCTCCTCCCCATGCTGA